ATTCAGGCTCTGCGGAGACAAGAAgcgaagaagaagagagaaaagaagaaaggcATGAGGAATGGAGGAGGAGTAGGAGATGAGAGGATGAGGTTGGAGGCGCAGCGGTTGCAGAACAGGGTAAAGGAtcgagagaggagagagaataATGAGGCCAACTTAACGCACCATAAATCATATATCAACCATCGGAATCATGGTATAGTTGAGGGTCCGATTCAGATGATGGTGCCGATAAAGTACGCACATCCATCCAAGGTGCAGTACGTTCCTTTAGCATTTCCATGTGTGGTGCCGTGTGGGGCTCCGGCTACATGGCTTCAACCCGTGAAGTCGCTTCCGGTGCGTCAAGGGTGCGGTGGTCGGTCGGTATTGTCGGATGGGTGGACTAATTCCTCTGCTAGTGTGTCTCACCAAGGTAATGATACTCTTCTCTAATACTCTTGTCAAAAGCTTATtaacaaaattcaattcaatacTCTTGTCATGCACCTGCAATTTCTgtctattcctttttttttttttttcttgcacaAATTTCATTGGCTTGCTTATGATTTTGCACTtgccatggaaaaaaaaaatgctttgcTCTGCTCATCAATTTAAAGAATTGAGGACATCTTTACTATTGTTTGTGTATGGGTAAGAGCAAAGCTGCAAATGGGTGAATCTGTTTTGGCATGTTTAGCAGATAAATCCAAACTTCCAGAGGGGAATTGAATTGCTTAGATTTGGGTTTTGTGTTGGCAGATAGTGGCAGCAGTGATATTGGAAGCCTTTCAAGTCATACCCGAACGGCACCACCTCAACGCAGCGAAGCACAGGGGCAATCTGAGCACAGTGTTTCCTCCTACCAAAAGGACTCCTCCCAAGGTACCAGTTCTGACAAATCAACAAGCTTTGGTGAGAAGGTCTCCACCCCAGTCAAAGATCCCACAACCAGGCGCAACTCATCAACTGGTGAAAGCCCACCTAGTCCTCTGAAGAAAGCCAGGGATGGGAACGGTGACTTGGGCGAACCTCCCAGGCCTCGAAATCAAAACCACCATCCTTCTGCTCCTTCCCTCGAGCAAATGCCATGCGTCTCAACAACCGGAAACGGCCCAAATGGGAAAACAATTACTGGGTTTTTGTACAGATACACGAAAGCAGAGATCAGCATAGTGTGTGTTTGCCATGGGAGTTCCTTCTCACCAGCTGGGTTTGTGGAACATGCTGGAGGAATAGATGTATCACACCCCTTGAGACACATTACAGTAATTCCTTCTGCCTTTGCATGATCAACTAACTGAAGCtgttaataaaaaatgtgaacTTTCTTTCCGTTTGGCTCTTTGGTTAGTTGGATTCCTTAATTTTCAGCCAGTATGGAGCTGCAAAGGTGGTCGATTACTGCAACTTTTTCTTTCCACCACATTAACATAGGATGTTTTGATGAAGCATGGTCTAATCTTGAGCTATTTGATAGATGCACCTAATTTGCTCTCAAATTTAAGAAGAGCTTTGTAACAGTCTCACAAATTTTGCTAAAAAGTTTCTAgccttaaaatatttatatatatatatatatatatatatatatatatatatattcaatcgATCTGCTTCACCTTGGGTTTAGATTTACATAGAGGGAAACCTTAAAAATGTAAATTGCGGAGAGGGAAGTTGAGTCCGAGAACTTCACCaatcaaatcaagttttaatattatgttaaattacaaatttttctaaaatcttaGGGCTGTTTAGAAACTGTTAAATCAGTTTTATGTTCTTTTgaacaaaaatcacaaaaaatattttttagttattttttgttattttttgttattttaagaaataattatacaaataagtagaataattaaaaataaaatattatatttaaaatttgtttttaaaatatatttaaaaatattaaaaataggtttagAATATTAGGTTTCCAAGGAAGacttttattcttcaaaagtcataaaatagtttttaaaaaatattcacaaaaactatttttaaaaataattaccaaacatgtcTTTATACTTACATTATTTGGACTTAATATATAAGTTAAACAAGTTCTATTAAGAAACAtttaatattaacaaaaatagcataaattataaaaatcattttatgcttttttatatccaaatatttattagatttgtttgttggattttttttaataaaattgggaAGACAGTTACAtgataaatacataaatattggTGTGagttttttaatgatatatttgACTATATGTAATTTATTCATGTGTTTATTTCATAGATTTCTTTATCCACTTTCCACTGAAAATCATATTATAAGGACTTAACATATATTTTCGACAtgactcaaaaaaataaaaaaataaaaacgattTAGGGCCGGGTTGAAACTTGTTTTTGGAAATagttctgaaaaataatttttgaaaactatttttttatattttataaaagataaatttatttgaaaaattaaaatatttttaggttgtttttaatatttttaaatatgttttaaaaataatttttagatctAGTGTTTCATTctacatgtatatataattattttttaaaacaatcatgaAAAAACAAGTGTGTGGACCCTGTATTTTTGCTcaatgcgttcccactcgatggcgtgACTcgcttttcattttatttattgaaaaatatgatttttttttagaaaaagacttggagtcgccacttatttttgttttatttttaaagggaaaaacaaaataagaaagaaaaaccttaagtgtgactcataaaagaaaaacaagtttgtgaaaaaccaaagtcaggtttgggggtcaggttacctattgggaagataCGGTGGTGAGTCGTAATACCCCTCCAAGCCCTATAATAAggtttctactaaataaggtgaaataagtgtgacaattgataaggaaatcaatggatatcattgaaatgatcaaataataaaatgaatcatatataaaaaataagcaGTGGGAGTGAGATCGTACCTCAATAACAAATAATAGTGCACTATCATGGAACAAGGTTAACTCGAGTATAAaatcatcacatgcatatcaaagagcaagacaaagatcaagtAATATTCATTAAGATAACAATTGACAATcaaagagaaaactcatatgtagggcccccaccaaagcccaatttatcttgcatgaattagtcccacaaattccattattttggaattatgaaaatcaaattcatgcttatttaaaaatcaaggaaaatgaaaaattattttaaaatcaaagaaaatttgggCAAGTGCTTACCTAAAAGGaaatgtagcaagtttatttaaaaacatgatttttagtgacttaaaactctaataaaggatgaaaagcaatagaattaaaaaaatatttgaaaactagagtgaaattaaaattatttgaaagaaacctagagttttgaaatttatttgaaaatttgagtttttttaagaattagaattttggaaattaaatttgaaagaaattggaattttgaaaattatttgagaattggagttttgaaaattaaatttaagaattggagttttggaaattaaagttgaaagaaatatgcattttgaaaattatttgagaattggaattttgaaaaataaatttaataattggaatttttgaaattaaatttgaagaaatatgaattttgaaaattaaatttaagaattggagttttgaaaattaaatttgaagatgacatttaaaaataaataaataataataaataaatttggaatttggaattttgaaaaatttatttgaagataacattttaaaaattaaatttgaaaattacaatttttttggaaaatttatttgaagatggcattttaaaattaaatttggaattttggaatttttggaaaatttatttgaagatgaaattttaaaaattaaaaattaaatttgaaatttgaaatttttggaaattttatttgaagatgacattttaaaaattaaattgggaaattggaattttggaaaatttatttgaagatgacattttaaaaattaaatttggaatttggaatttttggaaaatttgaaaaatggtattttaaatattaattttgaatttttggaattttggaatttttgaaaaattttaagaatgattgttttggaaaattattcgaaaaatagaaatttgacaattaaatttaagaatttgaattttggaaaattatttgagaatgtaatttcaaaaaattaaactaaaaaaaattgaaatcttggaaaattggaattttgagcatttattttaaaaagtaaaattgagaatagaattttggaaaattaaaattcgaaaattggaagtttggaaaaattattttgagaatggaatttcggaaaattcgaattttgaagaattatttgaagatgaaaacttattttggaaaattaaactttaatacaaaaaaaaatgaagaattaaaatgtAAATGTGGGTGCATGTGCATGAAAGTGGGTTGGAAGAAGTTTAAGTGGAGGAAAtagtgagagagaaaaaaaaaaaaaacaaagaatgggTTTGGTAGTGAAATGAGTGGAGATTATTAAACCCATTGTTTTCTTCATGGCCCAATTTCCcataattcatataaattagAAAGTCTTGATTGAATCAATTGAAGTTCCTCATCTCTATTTTTGAGTGCGTTGCTCGTATACCCAAGAAAATCATGACTGCCCTAAGTACTACAAACCAGTCATTCAGATCAAAAAACTCACTTCCAAGAGCAATCATATTGCCTTTCGCCAGGTTTATCAAAAAATGACACAAGAGCTGCCACCATCGTCGAGACCTCCTTTGTCGGCGATTCCTTCTTCGGACTCCCATCTGACTGCTCAAAGTCCAAAAGCAGCCCATCATCTGCCACCACACTCCGCCCACTGTCAAACATGACCTCTGCCTCCTTCTCTGGTGCCACCATTCCCGCATCCTGGAACCCACTCTATTCTTGCTACCCTTTTCTGGTTCTCTTCTCCCTTTAACTCAAAAATCTTCCTAGCCCAACTTTCTACTCCCCGTCTCTCTCTGTTCTTACTTGTCCGACCATCATTTTCTCTCACCCCTAGTTCACCATACACCTCACTGGCAAGCTGGTGCGGTCCAACCACATGGGCTTCCATGGCTATGGAAAGTGTTCTCATGAATAATGAAATGATTCAGTAGAGATGATGATGGTGGGCGATGGACGATGGTGATGAGAGAGAAGAGTATAACGGTGTGGGTGTGACAACATGGGTGTGATGTGTATGAAATGAGTAGGGTAAGGTTGAAGAAATggtagtaaaataaaaaaaacactagcAGATTCAAAGCGAGATGTAGACAATATGAACCAAAGCAAGCAATAACAGAGCCTCAATAATCTCAACCCGAATCTGGcatgaatgataaaataaaaaccagtAATGGCTAGCCTATGAGCAACCTAGAAATCATTAGAAACATCAAACATACCTGGTCAAACTCCTCTCGAGCAAGCTTTGCACATCTTCAAGCATTCCTCCATCTCCTAAAACGCCTTGATCCCCCTTATCCAACTATCTCCTCTTCATTGCTCTCGGTTCAACCAAAATGTCACCACCAACCCATTGTTTCTGCCATCATCCTCTGCAGCTTGCTCAGAGACGTCTCTATCccccaaccaccaccatggcaaggtggtggtGTGCTTGGCCATGCGTCCCATGCATGTGGCTCCAAAGGAAACCGGCCCCCACTCTAAGACATGCTGCCAGcaaagtgctccaaaaataataaaaaaaagacttaGGCCAAAATGAGGGTCTACAAAGTGACAACAATAGAAAACAAGTAAGAGATGTTCTTTGAGaacactttatttttcattataagaacaaaaaatagaaaatagttttgggttgtcaaatttatttttctagtttttttgttttgaaaaacagaaaattgttctcgaaaatagttatcaaacacgACTAAATTGGAAGATGCtttagggaagaaaaaaaaaaggaattcatGGAATAAAATGAAATGTGAGGAATTTTGTGATTTACGTTTAGGAATAAGAATAACAAGAtgtaggtggtgtttgtttttttacttaattctaaatagaaccttaatgcttaatagtattaaatattaggttgtttgttattgtaatatttaatttatattaagaattaaaaaatgaataaaaaccaatatgttattttttctatttagaaaaagctatatattttggatttttctatttagtaaaaagtttataataagtcatgaaaaaacagaaaaacaaacaacctaaattccgaaaacaaattgctttcagcaaaaagtaaaaaaaacaaacaccatcgtAGTATGATATGTAGAGCCTTGGATAATATTTGTAAGAATAATAACATTATTACAATGTACAAGATCTGATAATAATTTGGTGGTTAATATATTAATTCCTTCACGTTCTGTGATCATGGCACGTCCGTGACTTTCCCAAATGAGCTTCACATTGTACCTAGTGCCTACCATAGATGACCTATATCATATTCATATATATCATGTGACTTTAAAgttcctaaaaatttaaaattttttattttattttatttttgaaataaacttTGGagattttttcacttttccaaGCAATGAATTTGACTTTTAAATATTCCTAATCCTGGATTAAccttacaaaaattttaaagtcttatgaaatttataaaagCTGGATATGAATATATTGAAATCTAGAGGAAATACAACCTTATCCTAGGATCATACTCCAATAAGAAGCTAACTCCTCCTAAATATGAGATCCTAGACTCTGGAAAATATTAGTTTTCCCTAAATCTTTATCATTAGCACTAATTAACAAATAAGtcctaaataaaaaagataaaaaataaataaataaagttaaggACTCCTAAAAAGATATAGCACTAGGGATAAAGAACAAAACACTAAACTAGACCATAGGTTATGGAACAAATATATGctaattaaaagagaaaactccTAAAGATTTCTTAGGAAAATCTAAAAGAGAGGATTTGAAACTCATTAGGTTTGTACCTTGAAGTGTaactaggttttttttttttttttttttcttttaggaataGTGTTAAATCAATTCTTCACTTTCTTAGGTATAGTGTGAGACCTATTATCTTTCTTGAtattcaaaatcttattttgaaGGTACTTAGACTCACTCACTGGCATATTTATCAttggaaattttcaaatagtttacTAAAGCGCTTTTTTAGTATCATGGTCAAATTTATTGTAAGTAATGCACTTAGGGGTTTGCCTAAagaatgatttataaaaaaaagagcTTTCTTAGGTTTCACAAAAGTAGTCTTCCCATTCATGGGACTTTCAAATTTGCTTAAGTAACCTAAACCTCTCTTGTCTCCCTGGACCTTCTCTTTCTCAATCATTCCATTCAAGATTTTAGAACTATGATGAAATACTTCATGTTGACTTTCTAAGTTGATGTAGTTGCAAAGTAAGTGAATCATTTTTAACCACCATATCACGGTATTCAAATTcaagaaacttattttttttttcaattagattttccttttcaattataaattccTTGATTTTACAATCCATGTTAGTTTTCTAAGatccataaaaaattaatttttcattgaaatcattttttctcaaattcaaGGCATTCAatgaatgtttttttattcaaggttttctttaatttcatattCTCAACCTTTAACTCATAACTCTCATGATATAAGTCATTATATGAGTCTTGAAGAGTGTCAAACTCCCCTTCTTCATCATCACTTAATTCAATAGGACTTTCAATTTTAGAAGATGAAGAGAGGCAGTGAAGgcaataaaattattgttattttcacttttatttaagcttgtgtaattattattattcgaCTTATAATCACTCCAAGTCACTTGCATAACTTTCTTGTTCTTGTTAGGTGTAGGGCAATCAGAAGAAAATTGTTCATTCCTTCCACAGTTGAAACATGCAACTTGTGATGATTTTAATtgacctttttatttatttttcttaaagaaagaTTTATTCCCTTTCTTTAAGTCATCTTTAGAGGTTCCTTTATTTtgcattttcataaaaattttaatttttttagcaaaCTTTGACCCTAAGAGGCCTTACTATATTCCTTCCTAAAGTCAAGAAtaccaaaattttatattgagTAAGAACTTGCTCACTCTCATTGACACACTTGCTCTT
Above is a genomic segment from Vitis riparia cultivar Riparia Gloire de Montpellier isolate 1030 chromosome 7, EGFV_Vit.rip_1.0, whole genome shotgun sequence containing:
- the LOC117917555 gene encoding ninja-family protein AFP1, which translates into the protein MVIQLEASTAQNSSLKEEEMEVDLELSVGGSFRNLETSKPKIDSKLELCSCSRSEDAKAKREIQALRRQEAKKKREKKKGMRNGGGVGDERMRLEAQRLQNRVKDRERRENNEANLTHHKSYINHRNHGIVEGPIQMMVPIKYAHPSKVQYVPLAFPCVVPCGAPATWLQPVKSLPVRQGCGGRSVLSDGWTNSSASVSHQDSGSSDIGSLSSHTRTAPPQRSEAQGQSEHSVSSYQKDSSQGTSSDKSTSFGEKVSTPVKDPTTRRNSSTGESPPSPLKKARDGNGDLGEPPRPRNQNHHPSAPSLEQMPCVSTTGNGPNGKTITGFLYRYTKAEISIVCVCHGSSFSPAGFVEHAGGIDVSHPLRHITVIPSAFA